A single Saccharolobus shibatae B12 DNA region contains:
- a CDS encoding McrB family protein — protein MYGDWLVARDKFKDLLDFSDTAVKTFLNYVENGKFVPCTFIGPKDHWIESIKYSFQGEIGYTIWGTAEKTSISGILSRYQTVYFKNTETGYSPNSDKILVSILRMIDSGVIGFGVVTDVNVDALRNFKGWREINRLWLLRFRIKIFWVHKSIREGSDTSKWVGEEYELKGFQQGNICYKEREDPKYDELANNLKDFILSKKDEIKPTLDFYLNLFKDKQLPFSPQGIVCNKNSPIAVDDLYIPQNSLDVILKALSKTNVLLVGPPGTGKTALALRVVRSLAGSSDCYEITTANSLWFRRNLIGGESIKEGSVIWKSGLFIHAYVNAARVKEGNYYVIIDEINRADIDKAFGELITIFSSSSPEEWSIPNALIEEIKSYKNNIDETAREFIEIYENLRKQGKENEPLKKIRVIGTMNLVDARNLFYVGDALARRFVAIYFDYPENTEDLDKFLSRYSLSEVEKAKVRDLVKYLREKFNSVEKDRLIKFNISPASLKTALDIYSSLNNRRIEDFIEILKSTLGTLNQDNLNNFNKLIKEWKEKDATGEPV, from the coding sequence ATAAAATATTCTTTTCAAGGAGAAATAGGATATACAATATGGGGTACTGCTGAAAAGACTTCAATTTCTGGTATTTTAAGTAGGTATCAAACGGTTTATTTTAAGAATACTGAAACGGGATATAGTCCCAATAGTGATAAAATATTGGTATCAATTCTAAGGATGATAGACTCTGGCGTAATTGGATTCGGAGTTGTGACTGACGTTAACGTTGACGCGTTGAGGAACTTTAAAGGATGGAGAGAGATTAATAGACTTTGGTTGCTAAGGTTCAGAATAAAAATATTCTGGGTTCATAAAAGTATAAGAGAAGGTTCTGATACTAGTAAATGGGTAGGAGAAGAATATGAGCTAAAGGGATTTCAACAAGGTAACATTTGTTATAAGGAAAGAGAAGATCCCAAGTATGACGAACTAGCTAATAATCTCAAAGATTTCATATTGTCAAAGAAAGATGAGATAAAACCTACGTTGGATTTCTACCTTAACCTATTTAAAGACAAACAGTTACCTTTTTCCCCACAGGGAATAGTCTGCAACAAAAATTCTCCAATAGCTGTAGACGACTTATATATTCCTCAAAACTCGTTAGATGTAATATTAAAAGCATTAAGTAAGACTAACGTACTTCTTGTGGGCCCACCTGGTACTGGAAAAACAGCTTTGGCTTTGAGAGTAGTTAGATCTCTAGCTGGAAGTAGTGATTGTTATGAAATTACAACGGCTAACTCGTTATGGTTTAGGAGAAATTTAATAGGCGGTGAAAGTATAAAGGAAGGCTCTGTAATATGGAAGAGTGGTCTTTTTATTCACGCTTATGTAAACGCTGCAAGGGTAAAAGAGGGTAATTACTATGTTATAATTGACGAGATAAATAGAGCGGATATTGACAAGGCGTTTGGAGAGTTGATAACAATATTTTCCAGCTCATCCCCCGAAGAATGGTCTATTCCCAATGCGCTGATAGAAGAGATCAAGAGCTATAAGAATAATATAGATGAGACTGCTAGGGAATTTATAGAAATTTACGAGAATTTAAGAAAACAAGGCAAAGAAAACGAACCCTTAAAGAAGATCAGAGTCATTGGGACAATGAATCTAGTAGATGCTAGAAATCTGTTTTACGTCGGTGACGCGTTAGCAAGAAGGTTTGTAGCAATCTATTTTGACTATCCGGAAAATACCGAAGATTTGGACAAATTCCTTTCCAGATACTCTCTTAGTGAAGTAGAAAAAGCTAAAGTTAGGGATCTTGTGAAATACCTTAGGGAGAAGTTCAATAGTGTAGAAAAAGATAGGCTGATAAAATTCAACATATCTCCAGCTAGTTTAAAGACGGCTTTAGATATTTACTCTTCCCTTAATAATAGAAGGATAGAGGATTTTATAGAAATCTTAAAATCTACCTTAGGAACGCTAAACCAAGATAATTTAAATAATTTTAATAAATTAATAAAAGAATGGAAAGAAAAAGATGCAACAGGTGAACCAGTATAA